One Halomonas sp. M4R1S46 genomic window carries:
- the lpdA gene encoding dihydrolipoyl dehydrogenase codes for MADKFDVIVIGAGPGGYVAAIRAAQLGLKTACVEKWIGKEGKVVHGGTCLNVGCIPSKALLEASHKFVEAKHDFGDLGIEAGDVTMDVKKMMARKDTIVKNLTGGIAGLFKANGVTALEGTGKVTGSKQVEVTDKDGKAATYEADNIVVAAGSVPVEIPPTPLTDDLIVDSTGALEFQEAPKRLGVIGAGVIGLELGSVWNRLGSEVTVLEALEDFLPMVDSAIAKETQKLLKKQGLDIKLGARVTGSEVKGTEVVVKYSDGKGEQEITFDRLIVCVGRKPYTQGVIGDGVGVDLDERGFIHVDDQCRTSVPGVYAIGDCVRGPMLAHKASEEGIMVADIIAGHKAEMNYDAIPNVIYTFPEVAWVGMTEQDAKAAGIEVKTGAFPFAASGRAMANNATEGQAKVIADAETDRILGMHIVGQHAGEMIAQGVIAMEFGSSAEDLALSCYAHPTMSEAVHEAALAVEGHAIHMANRKKRK; via the coding sequence ATGGCCGACAAGTTTGATGTGATCGTCATCGGTGCGGGCCCCGGCGGCTACGTCGCCGCCATCCGTGCCGCTCAGCTGGGCCTGAAGACCGCCTGTGTCGAGAAGTGGATTGGCAAGGAAGGCAAGGTGGTCCACGGCGGGACCTGCCTGAACGTGGGCTGCATCCCGTCCAAGGCGCTGCTGGAGGCCTCCCACAAGTTCGTCGAGGCCAAGCATGACTTCGGCGACCTGGGAATCGAGGCCGGTGACGTCACCATGGACGTCAAGAAGATGATGGCGCGCAAGGACACGATCGTTAAGAACCTGACCGGCGGCATCGCCGGCCTGTTCAAGGCCAACGGCGTCACCGCCCTGGAAGGCACCGGCAAGGTGACCGGCAGCAAGCAGGTCGAGGTCACCGACAAGGACGGCAAGGCCGCCACCTATGAGGCCGACAACATCGTCGTCGCCGCGGGCTCGGTGCCGGTGGAGATCCCGCCGACGCCGCTGACCGACGACCTGATCGTCGATTCCACCGGCGCCCTGGAATTCCAGGAGGCCCCGAAGCGCCTGGGCGTGATCGGCGCCGGCGTCATCGGCCTGGAGCTCGGCAGCGTGTGGAACCGCCTGGGCAGCGAGGTCACCGTCCTCGAGGCCCTGGAGGACTTCCTGCCGATGGTCGATTCCGCCATCGCCAAGGAGACCCAGAAGCTGCTCAAGAAGCAGGGCCTGGACATCAAGCTGGGGGCCCGGGTCACCGGCTCCGAGGTCAAGGGCACCGAGGTGGTGGTCAAGTACTCCGACGGCAAGGGCGAGCAGGAGATCACCTTCGATCGCCTGATCGTCTGCGTCGGCCGCAAGCCCTACACCCAGGGCGTGATCGGCGACGGCGTCGGCGTCGACCTCGACGAGCGGGGCTTCATCCACGTCGACGACCAGTGCCGCACCAGCGTGCCGGGCGTCTACGCCATCGGCGACTGCGTGCGGGGCCCGATGCTGGCCCACAAGGCCTCCGAGGAAGGCATCATGGTCGCGGACATCATCGCCGGCCACAAGGCCGAGATGAACTACGACGCCATCCCCAACGTGATCTACACCTTCCCGGAGGTGGCCTGGGTCGGCATGACCGAGCAGGACGCCAAGGCCGCCGGCATCGAGGTCAAGACCGGTGCCTTCCCGTTCGCCGCCAGCGGTCGCGCCATGGCCAACAACGCCACCGAGGGCCAGGCCAAGGTGATCGCCGATGCCGAGACCGATCGTATCCTGGGCATGCACATCGTCGGCCAGCACGCCGGCGAGATGATTGCCCAGGGCGTGATTGCCATGGAGTTCGGCTCCAGCGCCGAGGATCTGGCGCTCTCCTGCTATGCGCACCCGACCATGTCGGAGGCCGTGCACGAGGCCGCGCTGGCCGTGGAAGGCCATGCCATCCACATGGCCAACCGCAAGAAGCGCAAGTAA
- the odhB gene encoding 2-oxoglutarate dehydrogenase complex dihydrolipoyllysine-residue succinyltransferase: MATEIKAPTFPESVAEGSVAAWHKKPGDSVERDELIVEIETDKVVLEVVAPEAGTLAEVLVEEGDTVQSEQVLGRIGEGAASGGEKGGAEATSEGESKAKPEAKAPAGGGKQHEVKAPTFPESIQEGTVASWNKQVGEAVKRDEVLAEIETDKVVLEVVAPADGALSEIKAEEGSQVESEAVLALFSEGAGGAAAESGGEEKAPASADDGASDEKVGDKILAPAARKLVAEHDLDVARIEGTGKGGRILKEDVQKAVKAGSAKKAAKPAVGGGQAAAAAAPAVEGERPEKRVPMSRLRQTIAKRLVQAQQTAAMLTTYNEVDMGAVMDLRAQYKDTFLKAHDTKLGFMGFFVKAASEALKRFPDVNASIDGTDIVYHGYQDIGVAVSTDRGLVVPVLRDTDSMKIADVEKGIVDFGKRARDGKLGIDEMQGGTFTITNGGIFGSLMSTPILNPPQTAILGMHKIQERPMAVNGQVEIRPMMYLALSYDHRMIDGKDAVQFLVTLKELLEDPARLLLDI; this comes from the coding sequence ATGGCTACCGAGATCAAGGCACCCACCTTTCCGGAATCCGTTGCCGAGGGCAGTGTCGCCGCCTGGCACAAGAAGCCGGGCGACAGCGTCGAGCGTGACGAGCTGATCGTCGAGATCGAGACCGACAAGGTGGTGCTCGAGGTCGTGGCACCCGAGGCCGGCACCCTCGCCGAGGTGCTGGTGGAGGAAGGCGATACCGTGCAGTCCGAGCAAGTGCTGGGCCGCATCGGCGAGGGCGCCGCGAGCGGCGGCGAGAAGGGCGGTGCCGAGGCCACGTCCGAGGGCGAGTCCAAGGCCAAGCCCGAGGCCAAGGCGCCGGCCGGCGGCGGCAAGCAGCACGAGGTGAAGGCTCCGACCTTCCCCGAGTCCATCCAGGAAGGCACCGTGGCCAGCTGGAACAAGCAGGTCGGCGAGGCGGTCAAGCGCGACGAGGTGCTGGCCGAGATCGAGACCGACAAGGTGGTGCTCGAGGTGGTGGCGCCGGCCGATGGCGCGCTGTCCGAGATCAAGGCCGAGGAGGGCAGCCAGGTCGAGTCCGAGGCCGTGCTCGCGCTGTTCAGCGAGGGGGCCGGCGGTGCCGCCGCCGAGAGCGGCGGCGAGGAGAAGGCGCCGGCGTCCGCCGACGACGGTGCCAGCGACGAGAAGGTCGGCGACAAGATCCTCGCCCCGGCGGCCCGCAAGCTGGTCGCCGAGCACGATCTCGACGTCGCCAGGATCGAGGGGACCGGCAAGGGGGGCCGCATCCTCAAGGAAGACGTCCAGAAGGCCGTCAAGGCCGGCAGCGCCAAGAAGGCCGCCAAGCCGGCCGTCGGCGGGGGCCAGGCGGCCGCGGCCGCCGCTCCGGCCGTCGAGGGCGAGCGCCCCGAGAAGCGCGTGCCGATGAGCCGCCTGCGCCAGACCATCGCCAAGCGCCTGGTCCAGGCCCAGCAGACCGCCGCCATGCTGACCACCTACAACGAGGTGGACATGGGCGCGGTGATGGACCTGCGGGCCCAGTACAAGGACACCTTCCTCAAGGCCCACGACACCAAGCTCGGCTTCATGGGCTTCTTCGTCAAGGCGGCCAGCGAGGCCCTCAAGCGCTTCCCGGACGTCAACGCCTCCATCGACGGCACCGACATCGTCTATCACGGCTACCAGGACATCGGCGTGGCCGTGTCCACCGATCGTGGCCTGGTCGTGCCGGTGCTGCGCGACACCGACAGCATGAAGATCGCCGACGTCGAGAAGGGCATCGTCGATTTCGGCAAGCGGGCCCGTGACGGCAAGCTCGGCATCGACGAGATGCAGGGCGGCACCTTCACCATCACCAATGGGGGGATCTTCGGCTCGCTGATGTCGACGCCGATCCTCAATCCGCCGCAGACCGCCATCCTGGGCATGCACAAGATCCAGGAGCGGCCCATGGCGGTGAACGGCCAGGTCGAGATCCGCCCGATGATGTACCTGGCGCTGTCATACGATCACCGCATGATCGACGGCAAGGACGCGGTCCAGTTCCTGGTGACCCTCAAGGAACTGCTCGAGGATCCGGCACGCCTGCTGCTGGATATCTGA